One Spirochaeta africana DSM 8902 genomic window carries:
- a CDS encoding dihydroorotate dehydrogenase has protein sequence MAEQHTGFDPAITIGSKQLPNPVGVASGTFGYGSEYDSLFDLDALGGLYTKAVTLEPRPGNAIPRMIETPGGLINSIGLANVGSRRFVTEKYPFLSRLACPVIVNVAGSQPEDYLETLEYLEQHTDLWGYEVNVSCPNVKCGGQAIGTDPKQVESLTREFRRRTTRPVIIKLSPNVTDITEIARAAETGGADAVSCINTLVGMAIDIHRQRPVLPMATGGLSGPAIKPVGIAAVYRVSRAVQIPVIGIGGIMNADDAIEYLLAGASAVQTGTVNFIDPDVTVSIIDGIARYAARHNIANISGFHGLFS, from the coding sequence ATGGCTGAACAGCACACCGGGTTTGATCCCGCGATTACCATCGGCAGCAAGCAGCTGCCCAACCCCGTCGGGGTAGCTTCCGGAACCTTCGGATACGGCAGCGAGTACGACAGCCTGTTCGACCTTGATGCCCTGGGCGGGCTGTACACCAAGGCGGTAACCCTGGAACCCCGCCCCGGCAACGCCATCCCGCGGATGATCGAGACACCCGGCGGGCTGATAAACTCGATCGGGCTGGCCAATGTCGGCAGTCGCCGGTTCGTTACCGAAAAATATCCCTTTCTTTCAAGACTGGCTTGTCCGGTCATCGTGAATGTCGCCGGCAGCCAGCCGGAGGACTACCTGGAAACCCTGGAGTACCTTGAACAGCACACCGATCTGTGGGGATACGAGGTGAACGTCTCCTGTCCGAATGTAAAATGCGGCGGGCAGGCAATCGGCACCGACCCGAAGCAGGTTGAAAGCCTGACCCGGGAGTTTCGCCGCCGCACCACCCGGCCGGTAATTATCAAGCTGTCGCCGAATGTGACCGACATCACCGAGATCGCCCGGGCAGCCGAAACTGGCGGAGCCGATGCTGTCAGCTGCATCAACACCCTGGTGGGCATGGCAATCGACATCCACCGCCAGCGGCCGGTTCTGCCGATGGCTACCGGCGGGTTGTCAGGGCCGGCAATCAAACCGGTTGGCATTGCAGCGGTGTACCGGGTCAGCCGGGCGGTGCAGATCCCGGTCATCGGGATTGGCGGGATAATGAATGCCGATGATGCGATTGAATATCTGCTGGCAGGGGCCTCTGCGGTTCAGACCGGCACGGTCAACTTTATCGATCCGGATGTAACCGTGAGCATCATCGACGGAATCGCGCGCTATGCCGCGCGCCACAACATCGCGAACATTTCCGGGTTTCACGGCCTGTTTTCTTAG
- a CDS encoding IS256 family transposase, whose product MAPLKATADFEKLLSRFIAEQDPLLEMLKWMTEQLMRIEAENKAGAVKGKHVANRTTHFSGSRVRRFDTRLGTMYLVVPKLRKGGYIPFFVTEKKRSEQALLQVVQEAFINGVSTRKIDRLAKELGIESISASQVSEINKGLDEQVQQFRNRELDSEYPVIWIDALYEKIRHGQRVQNEAVMVVCGLNSAGEREILAIEPMETESEETYADLFQRLKQRGLKHVWLVVSDAHQGLKNAIRSEFVGACWQRCKVHFMRNVLAKVRSKHKEQFAERLKHIWLQPDQATARKYAKQLMDDWEDSCSDAIEILDSGLDDSLQFYAFAKIDARKISSTNMLERLNKEIRRRSKVVGVFPSRESYIRMVTCYLIEYTEDWTTGRSYIKKESLDEQKEFILRTVA is encoded by the coding sequence ATGGCCCCACTCAAAGCTACCGCAGATTTCGAGAAACTTCTATCCCGTTTCATAGCTGAACAGGACCCTCTGCTTGAAATGCTCAAATGGATGACCGAACAGCTCATGCGCATTGAAGCTGAAAATAAAGCCGGTGCCGTGAAAGGCAAGCATGTCGCAAATCGGACGACTCATTTCAGCGGTTCTCGTGTCAGAAGATTCGATACCCGTCTGGGCACCATGTACCTCGTCGTTCCAAAGCTGCGCAAGGGCGGGTACATTCCCTTTTTTGTAACCGAGAAGAAACGCTCGGAACAAGCACTCCTACAGGTAGTGCAGGAAGCATTTATCAATGGTGTTTCTACCCGTAAGATCGATCGCCTCGCCAAGGAGCTGGGGATTGAATCCATATCAGCCAGCCAGGTATCTGAAATTAATAAGGGGCTGGATGAACAGGTTCAGCAATTTCGCAACCGAGAGCTGGATTCAGAATATCCAGTTATCTGGATTGATGCACTGTATGAAAAGATACGCCATGGCCAGAGAGTGCAGAATGAAGCAGTGATGGTGGTCTGTGGCCTTAATTCTGCTGGAGAGCGCGAAATACTTGCTATAGAGCCCATGGAAACTGAATCAGAGGAAACATACGCCGACCTGTTTCAGCGCTTAAAACAGCGCGGTCTCAAGCATGTATGGCTTGTGGTATCAGATGCACACCAGGGATTGAAAAATGCAATCCGATCAGAATTTGTCGGCGCATGTTGGCAACGGTGTAAAGTGCATTTCATGCGAAATGTCCTCGCCAAAGTACGCAGCAAACACAAGGAACAATTTGCAGAGCGATTAAAGCACATCTGGCTGCAGCCAGATCAAGCTACCGCGCGAAAATACGCCAAGCAGCTTATGGATGACTGGGAAGACTCTTGCTCTGATGCAATCGAAATCCTGGATTCCGGACTTGATGACTCACTGCAGTTCTATGCCTTTGCAAAAATCGATGCACGGAAAATCTCCTCCACCAATATGCTGGAGCGATTGAACAAGGAAATCCGTCGACGATCAAAGGTGGTTGGCGTCTTTCCGTCCAGGGAGTCATACATCAGAATGGTCACCTGCTATCTGATAGAATACACCGAAGACTGGACAACCGGCAGATCGTACATTAAAAAGGAATCACTGGATGAACAGAAAGAATTCATCCTGAGAACGGTTGCGTAA
- a CDS encoding RHS repeat domain-containing protein, whose amino-acid sequence MNPDTSESVFAPEELQAVHRPRDERGRAGDTEFLSDPRQGMYEGGDFTIEYDYDDLDRLIRGRMPRNVFAEQKPEVLLVYDKRGNNLRRINPDGGVEEFVYDARNRQVRSIATDLERSFSETTRYEYDAAGNMVVTTPPGSGRIVYGYDALNRRTSEEHPDGGIKRYFYDANDNLLFEDAANGFRTFYNYTPMNQLARVRDAEGGITEFGYDELGN is encoded by the coding sequence ATGAATCCCGACACCTCAGAATCGGTATTCGCACCCGAGGAGTTGCAGGCCGTACACCGACCCCGCGATGAGCGGGGGCGCGCGGGAGATACTGAATTTCTGTCCGATCCGCGGCAGGGGATGTACGAGGGGGGCGATTTTACGATTGAGTATGACTACGACGATCTTGATCGCCTGATTCGCGGCCGGATGCCACGCAATGTCTTTGCCGAGCAGAAGCCCGAGGTGTTGTTGGTCTACGACAAGCGGGGGAACAATCTGCGGCGGATCAATCCCGACGGCGGGGTCGAGGAGTTTGTCTACGATGCGCGCAACCGGCAGGTTCGTTCGATCGCGACCGATCTTGAGCGCAGCTTCAGCGAGACGACCCGGTATGAGTACGACGCGGCCGGCAACATGGTTGTCACAACCCCTCCCGGCAGCGGGCGGATTGTGTACGGCTACGATGCGCTGAACCGGCGTACTTCCGAGGAACACCCCGACGGCGGGATCAAGCGGTATTTTTATGATGCCAACGATAATCTGCTGTTCGAGGATGCGGCCAACGGGTTTCGCACCTTCTATAATTACACCCCGATGAATCAACTGGCGCGGGTTCGGGATGCGGAAGGCGGTATTACCGAGTTCGGCTACGACGAGTTAGGTAACTAG
- a CDS encoding prenyltransferase: protein MTWYVFMRIVEIRTKIISMSTFALGTALAVVQGHGFDPLLFGLMLAATLLVDMGTTGFNTFFDYLRGVDAAEHNREADKVLVHNNVSPRLALVISSGLFAAAIVLGAIIAWLTSWWVAVIGAACMLVGYVYTGGPYPISATPVGEVFAGGFLGGVLFVLSFFVQAGFWDVSVILAAVPSTLLIAAILAVNNACDVTGDAASGRKTLAVLLLPRHHSLPIPVLYLGGILAGPLAALYGSLPWAAAAGIVVSLLPGAGLLRRMYVRGFAHETKGPNMGTVSQMFLLFSLCYLVGLGVSLLV, encoded by the coding sequence ATGACGTGGTATGTATTTATGCGGATCGTCGAGATCCGCACCAAGATAATCAGTATGTCAACCTTCGCCCTGGGTACCGCGCTGGCGGTAGTGCAGGGACACGGGTTCGACCCGCTGCTGTTCGGGCTGATGCTGGCGGCGACCCTGCTGGTTGATATGGGGACGACCGGATTCAATACCTTTTTCGATTATCTGCGCGGGGTTGATGCCGCCGAGCATAATCGCGAGGCGGACAAGGTGCTGGTGCACAACAATGTAAGCCCGCGCCTGGCGCTGGTGATTTCATCCGGGCTGTTTGCCGCGGCAATTGTTCTGGGTGCGATTATCGCCTGGCTCACCAGTTGGTGGGTCGCCGTAATCGGTGCCGCCTGTATGCTTGTCGGCTATGTCTATACCGGCGGCCCGTATCCGATTTCGGCAACCCCTGTGGGTGAGGTCTTTGCCGGCGGGTTCCTGGGCGGGGTGCTGTTTGTGCTGTCGTTCTTTGTACAGGCAGGGTTCTGGGATGTCAGTGTGATACTGGCGGCAGTTCCATCGACCCTGCTGATCGCGGCGATTCTGGCGGTCAACAACGCCTGTGATGTAACCGGTGATGCGGCCAGCGGTCGCAAGACCCTGGCGGTGCTGCTGCTTCCGCGGCATCATTCACTGCCGATACCGGTACTGTACCTGGGCGGAATTCTGGCCGGCCCGCTGGCGGCCCTGTACGGCTCATTGCCATGGGCAGCGGCTGCCGGTATCGTTGTGAGCCTGCTGCCGGGGGCAGGATTGCTGCGCCGCATGTATGTCCGCGGTTTTGCTCACGAGACCAAGGGGCCCAACATGGGAACCGTGTCACAGATGTTTCTGCTGTTCAGCCTGTGCTATCTGGTCGGGCTGGGTGTTTCGCTGCTGGTATGA
- the queG gene encoding tRNA epoxyqueuosine(34) reductase QueG translates to MISQQPYFPPVPDHLAELFHAEGLGLMGIAPAVPPAGSEHDDDYRTWLERGFHGSMAYLQRHAHGKYHPEAMLPGCRSILIAGLNYYQHAPERPAGAGRIARYAWGRDYHKTLGKRLLRIRRRLEERFPDHGFRNFTDATPLAERYFAEQAGIGFQGRNTLLISGQYGSWFVLGEILTTMELSVSSPSAAAGQFGNRHGACPRSCTKCIDVCPTGALYAPHRIDASRCISYLTIEHSGSIPVELRRGMRDWLFGCDLCQEVCPLNVRRQVTGESDFLQARAGDHLDLTELLAMESDKDFLQRFAGSPVMRAGRIGMMRNACVVAANTGAHELLPRLRQLADGTARYSADPAERAMIAEHAAWAVSELMSETSRH, encoded by the coding sequence ATGATCAGCCAGCAGCCCTATTTTCCGCCGGTCCCGGATCATCTTGCCGAGCTGTTCCACGCAGAAGGGCTCGGGCTTATGGGGATCGCCCCGGCAGTACCGCCGGCCGGCAGTGAGCATGATGATGACTATCGAACCTGGCTGGAGCGGGGGTTTCATGGCAGCATGGCGTATCTTCAGCGCCATGCGCACGGCAAGTATCACCCCGAGGCGATGCTGCCAGGATGTCGCAGTATCCTGATTGCCGGTTTGAACTACTACCAGCATGCGCCGGAACGGCCGGCTGGTGCCGGTCGCATCGCCCGCTATGCCTGGGGGCGCGATTATCACAAAACCCTGGGCAAGCGGCTGCTGCGCATCCGGCGAAGGCTGGAGGAGCGCTTTCCCGATCACGGTTTCAGGAACTTTACCGATGCCACCCCGCTGGCGGAACGATACTTTGCCGAGCAGGCCGGGATCGGATTCCAGGGCCGCAACACCCTGCTGATATCCGGACAGTATGGCTCCTGGTTTGTACTGGGCGAGATCCTTACCACCATGGAGCTGTCGGTCTCATCGCCATCTGCTGCCGCGGGGCAGTTTGGCAACCGTCATGGCGCGTGTCCGCGCAGCTGTACAAAATGCATCGATGTCTGCCCGACCGGCGCATTGTATGCCCCGCATCGCATAGATGCCTCACGGTGTATCTCGTATCTGACCATTGAGCATAGCGGAAGCATTCCGGTCGAGCTGCGTCGCGGGATGCGTGACTGGCTGTTTGGCTGCGACCTGTGTCAGGAGGTATGTCCGCTGAATGTGCGGCGCCAGGTTACCGGCGAAAGCGATTTCCTGCAGGCACGTGCCGGGGATCATCTTGATCTGACAGAGCTGCTGGCTATGGAGAGCGACAAGGATTTTCTGCAGCGCTTTGCCGGATCGCCGGTAATGCGAGCCGGCCGTATCGGGATGATGCGAAACGCCTGTGTGGTTGCGGCCAATACCGGCGCGCATGAGCTGCTGCCGCGACTGCGGCAGCTGGCTGATGGAACGGCCCGGTACTCGGCCGATCCGGCGGAGCGCGCGATGATAGCCGAGCATGCTGCCTGGGCGGTATCCGAGCTGATGTCGGAGACCTCGCGTCACTAA
- the nth gene encoding endonuclease III, whose protein sequence is MSDRTEAEVQRLRAVLAVLAREFPDTTPPLDYASPFQLMAAVLMSAQTTDRQVNVVSPQLFAAWPDAAAMATADPEAVAEVIRSIGFFRTKARNLVAAARMIRDEFNGQMPDRMEDLVRLPGIGRKSAGVVLAHVYNTPAIIVDTHFGRVTRRLGFTTETDPVKLEHDLAAWWPHDTWNPASMRMNFHGRRWCTARSPKCSECPLQQYCPYPAGSAVGTGAT, encoded by the coding sequence ATGAGCGATCGTACAGAAGCCGAGGTACAGCGCTTGCGTGCGGTGCTGGCTGTTCTTGCCCGGGAGTTTCCCGACACCACGCCACCGCTGGACTATGCATCACCGTTCCAGTTGATGGCCGCAGTCCTGATGTCGGCGCAGACTACCGACCGTCAGGTGAATGTGGTGTCTCCGCAGCTGTTTGCGGCCTGGCCGGATGCGGCCGCGATGGCAACGGCTGATCCCGAGGCGGTTGCGGAGGTAATCCGGTCGATAGGTTTTTTCCGCACCAAGGCCCGTAATCTGGTTGCAGCTGCGCGGATGATCCGGGATGAGTTTAACGGGCAGATGCCGGATCGCATGGAGGATCTGGTACGGCTGCCAGGCATCGGCCGCAAGTCTGCCGGTGTGGTGCTGGCCCATGTATACAACACCCCGGCAATTATTGTAGATACCCACTTCGGTCGGGTTACCCGGCGACTTGGCTTTACCACGGAAACCGACCCGGTCAAACTTGAGCACGATCTGGCGGCGTGGTGGCCACATGATACCTGGAATCCCGCCTCAATGCGGATGAATTTCCATGGGCGACGCTGGTGCACCGCGCGGTCACCCAAGTGCAGTGAATGCCCGCTGCAGCAGTACTGTCCATATCCTGCCGGCTCAGCTGTCGGCACGGGTGCCACATGA
- a CDS encoding RHS repeat domain-containing protein, translated as MAYVYDGRDRIREMPGFIDGVVSYAANGRLAGYTLENRVSLRREYDDKQRVREIVWQGRGNQELAAFRLWYDRDDNVVQRNGDSFSYDGKHQLLSAGLTGDEASEEFTHDSEIRTLRVLPDPVGEKVLSGAEDGVSLDWGAQSLGIDLGYGYMITRVELRANSPGATRISEENLAVYVSQYNHPGYWDEPVGFSLEVAHDRLVIEFDDVQFRRYIKIHSRFYELAADGTILRDAATFTPAEEDPYEVTIVSAGRLELYTYDDKGNREMASYFARGEFRSQEYRYYDGSDLILTDGSEGFVYDANNRMIARGDRFTVTGDGVELEPVGSYRRYEYDLRGRLAAVYGYDEDADAVVLISRYSYNDRGYRIYAESADGSSVAYVFDSHPTHGKVLEETAVSAGGGEGEVTTYVYFGRLHLARIRDGEVEYYGTDHLGSTVLLTDRQGREIWSGSVTPFADQESSGAGDRVKFTGKDLDTATGLYYFNARWYDPQTERFISEDPIPDGANWYIYVGNNPLGFVDPSGRIAVEAALILKPEPITTIVGVGLLSNQARRHKDTRPIHQRPNFLGPIAGGDPRGNIMGDEKMPNGPNTGFAKVLLITVSTVRAFDEFLSPFFG; from the coding sequence GTGGCGTATGTCTACGATGGGCGCGATCGTATCCGGGAGATGCCGGGGTTTATCGACGGGGTGGTGTCGTACGCGGCAAACGGGCGGCTTGCGGGCTACACCCTGGAGAACCGGGTGTCGCTGCGGCGCGAGTACGATGATAAGCAGCGGGTGCGCGAGATTGTCTGGCAGGGTCGGGGTAACCAGGAGTTGGCTGCGTTCCGGCTGTGGTACGACCGCGACGATAATGTGGTGCAGCGCAACGGGGATTCCTTTTCGTACGACGGCAAGCATCAGCTGCTGTCGGCCGGGCTGACCGGGGACGAGGCCAGCGAGGAGTTTACCCACGATAGTGAAATCAGGACCTTGCGGGTGCTGCCCGATCCGGTGGGTGAAAAGGTGCTGTCGGGTGCCGAGGACGGGGTGAGCCTTGACTGGGGTGCGCAGAGCCTGGGGATTGATCTGGGCTACGGCTATATGATTACGCGAGTTGAGCTGCGGGCCAACAGCCCCGGGGCGACCCGGATCAGCGAGGAGAATCTTGCGGTGTATGTGTCGCAGTATAACCATCCGGGCTACTGGGACGAGCCGGTGGGCTTTTCGCTTGAGGTTGCCCACGACAGGTTGGTGATCGAGTTCGACGATGTGCAGTTCAGGCGCTACATCAAGATTCACAGCCGGTTCTACGAGCTTGCTGCCGACGGAACGATTTTGCGCGATGCGGCGACCTTCACCCCGGCCGAGGAGGACCCCTACGAGGTGACCATCGTCAGCGCCGGGCGGCTGGAGTTGTATACCTACGACGACAAGGGCAACCGCGAAATGGCAAGCTACTTTGCCCGTGGTGAGTTTCGCTCACAGGAGTACCGCTATTATGATGGCAGCGACCTGATCCTGACCGACGGCAGCGAGGGGTTTGTTTATGATGCGAACAACCGCATGATTGCGCGGGGTGATAGGTTTACGGTGACCGGCGACGGGGTAGAGCTGGAGCCGGTGGGCAGCTACCGCCGTTACGAGTACGACCTGCGCGGTCGCCTGGCGGCGGTGTACGGCTATGACGAGGATGCCGACGCGGTGGTGCTGATCTCCCGCTATAGCTACAACGACCGCGGCTACCGGATCTATGCTGAATCGGCCGACGGCAGTTCTGTGGCCTATGTGTTTGACAGCCACCCGACCCATGGTAAAGTGCTGGAGGAAACCGCTGTTTCTGCCGGTGGCGGCGAGGGTGAGGTGACTACCTACGTCTACTTCGGCCGGCTGCATCTGGCCCGTATTCGCGACGGAGAGGTTGAGTACTACGGTACCGACCATTTGGGAAGCACGGTGCTGTTGACCGACCGTCAGGGCCGGGAGATCTGGAGCGGCAGCGTGACCCCGTTCGCCGACCAGGAAAGCAGCGGCGCCGGCGACCGGGTGAAGTTTACCGGCAAGGATCTGGACACGGCCACCGGTCTGTACTACTTCAATGCACGGTGGTATGATCCGCAGACGGAGAGGTTTATTTCAGAGGACCCGATTCCCGACGGGGCGAACTGGTATATTTATGTGGGGAATAATCCGCTGGGGTTTGTGGATCCGAGTGGCCGCATTGCTGTAGAGGCGGCGTTGATTCTGAAGCCAGAGCCCATTACTACAATTGTTGGTGTCGGCTTACTAAGCAATCAGGCACGTCGACATAAAGATACGAGACCTATTCATCAAAGACCAAATTTTTTGGGGCCAATTGCTGGTGGTGATCCTCGTGGAAATATAATGGGTGATGAGAAAATGCCTAATGGCCCGAATACTGGCTTTGCTAAAGTGTTATTAATAACTGTATCAACTGTGCGTGCCTTTGATGAGTTTTTGAGTCCTTTTTTCGGATAG
- a CDS encoding RHS repeat-associated core domain-containing protein, with amino-acid sequence MSQYNHPGYWDEPVGYSLEVAEDRLVIEFDDVQFGRYIKIHSRFYELAADGTILDDAATFTLAEEDPYEVTIVSAGRLELYTYDDKGNRVMASYFARGEFRSQEYRYYAGSDLILTDGNEGFVYDANNRMVARGDTYTVTGDGVELEPVGSYRRYEYDLRGRLAAVYGYDEDADEVVLISRYSYNDRGYRIYAESADGGSVAYMFDSHPTHGKVLEETAVPAGGGESEVTTYVYFGRLHLARIRDGEVEYYGTDHLGSTVLLTDRQGREIWSGSVTPFADQESSGAGDQVKFTGKDLDTATGLYYFNARWYDPQTGRFISEDPIRDGANWYIYVGNNPLGFVDPSGLMSERLRDISQNIEGVQAEYHALHQSSEINTERGMRRATEYQATLMDLYGEYNREVVNIGNLTIEDYIQNGQITGEFGAEQNLTGSFRTTGHAGVDGVGGSAMTPFYTRLINADERASNVLTLEIIGTNLNMQIIHGDRGSYGKTGGFFAPSERIMPFPTRNNAPSTSTGPHFHIQIADGKRFYDPLSLRPSEHRFQFSRDGGNTWLDFRTDFGR; translated from the coding sequence GTGTCGCAGTATAACCATCCGGGTTACTGGGACGAGCCGGTAGGCTACTCGCTTGAGGTTGCCGAGGACCGGTTGGTGATCGAGTTCGACGATGTGCAGTTCGGGCGCTACATCAAGATCCACAGCCGGTTCTACGAGCTTGCTGCCGACGGGACGATTTTAGATGATGCGGCGACCTTTACCCTGGCCGAGGAGGACCCCTACGAGGTGACCATCGTTAGCGCCGGGCGGCTGGAGTTGTATACCTACGACGATAAGGGCAACCGCGTGATGGCAAGCTACTTTGCCCGTGGTGAGTTCCGCTCACAGGAGTACCGCTATTATGCCGGCAGCGACCTGATCCTGACCGACGGGAACGAGGGGTTTGTCTACGATGCGAACAACCGCATGGTTGCGCGCGGTGATACGTACACGGTGACTGGCGACGGGGTGGAGTTAGAGCCTGTCGGCAGCTACCGCCGTTACGAGTATGACCTGCGCGGTCGCCTGGCGGCGGTGTACGGCTATGACGAGGATGCCGACGAGGTCGTGCTGATCTCCCGCTACAGCTACAACGACCGCGGCTACCGGATCTATGCCGAATCGGCCGACGGCGGTTCTGTGGCCTACATGTTTGACAGCCACCCGACCCACGGCAAGGTCCTGGAAGAAACCGCTGTGCCTGCCGGGGGCGGCGAGAGTGAGGTAACTACCTATGTGTACTTCGGACGGCTGCACCTGGCCCGTATTCGCGACGGAGAGGTTGAGTACTATGGCACCGACCATTTAGGAAGCACGGTGCTGTTGACCGACCGTCAGGGTCGGGAGATATGGAGCGGCAGCGTAACCCCGTTTGCAGACCAGGAAAGCAGCGGCGCCGGCGACCAGGTGAAGTTTACCGGCAAGGATCTGGACACGGCCACCGGTCTGTACTACTTCAATGCGCGGTGGTATGATCCGCAGACGGGGAGGTTTATTTCAGAGGACCCGATCCGCGACGGAGCGAACTGGTATATTTATGTGGGGAATAATCCGCTGGGGTTTGTGGATCCGAGTGGGTTGATGAGTGAAAGATTGAGGGATATTTCGCAAAACATTGAGGGTGTTCAAGCTGAATATCACGCATTACATCAAAGTAGTGAAATAAATACAGAGCGCGGTATGCGACGAGCAACTGAATATCAAGCAACTTTGATGGACCTCTATGGAGAATATAATAGGGAAGTTGTGAATATCGGAAACTTGACAATAGAGGATTACATACAAAACGGGCAGATTACAGGAGAATTTGGTGCTGAACAAAACTTGACAGGGAGTTTTAGAACTACTGGTCATGCCGGTGTTGATGGAGTAGGTGGAAGTGCTATGACACCATTTTACACGAGATTAATTAATGCTGATGAGAGGGCATCGAATGTTCTAACTCTAGAAATTATAGGGACAAATTTGAATATGCAAATAATTCATGGTGATCGAGGATCCTATGGAAAAACAGGCGGCTTTTTTGCACCTAGTGAAAGGATTATGCCATTTCCAACTCGTAATAATGCTCCCTCAACCAGTACAGGGCCGCATTTCCATATTCAAATAGCAGATGGTAAAAGATTCTATGATCCGTTGAGTCTTAGGCCTTCAGAGCATAGGTTTCAGTTTTCTAGAGATGGAGGTAACACATGGTTGGATTTCAGAACAGATTTTGGCAGATAG
- a CDS encoding putative ABC transporter permease, with protein sequence MQLFSETTPLWIELVAVFTTGGIFGWLLEVGYRSFHARRLVNPGLLYGPVVPLYGFGLVMVLYGRLLLDDQSFLGTVLLLTLAVTLLEYLAGALAESLIGIKLWDYSDRPLNLQGRICFQFSLYWFVLIGVVSLAMDAIAVWTVDVTIDLGGEIWEQVAIAAVLIMLLDGLLSVISLVRLRGMVLSFRDRLHAEIDRLQAELQAELQGRRRAGEQLQARLQARLQRRLRHVIMWSRRFPAISRQLSQQLRSSLADRRRHAAAAVLPEEFVPGRRFTRQRRELQEYLDGIWQEDLPAERYHLAKSLIAAGAAMPVRARRVVYAVVYPDDPRCGWGSLRPSERLLVNLLRTRVS encoded by the coding sequence ATGCAACTCTTTTCTGAAACAACACCCTTATGGATCGAACTCGTCGCAGTTTTTACGACCGGCGGCATATTCGGCTGGCTGCTGGAGGTAGGGTATCGCAGTTTCCATGCCCGCAGGCTGGTAAACCCGGGGCTGCTGTATGGTCCTGTGGTGCCGCTGTACGGATTCGGGCTGGTTATGGTGCTGTACGGGCGCCTGCTGCTGGATGACCAGTCATTCCTTGGAACCGTGCTGCTGCTTACCCTGGCGGTGACCCTGCTGGAGTATCTGGCTGGTGCACTGGCAGAAAGCCTGATCGGTATCAAGCTGTGGGATTATTCTGACAGACCATTGAACCTGCAGGGGCGGATATGTTTTCAGTTTTCGCTGTACTGGTTCGTGCTGATCGGGGTGGTGTCGCTTGCGATGGACGCTATCGCGGTCTGGACGGTAGATGTTACCATTGATCTTGGTGGCGAGATATGGGAGCAGGTTGCGATAGCTGCCGTGCTGATCATGCTGCTGGACGGGCTGCTCAGTGTGATTTCACTGGTGCGCCTGCGCGGCATGGTGTTGAGCTTCCGGGATCGTTTGCATGCAGAAATCGACCGGCTGCAGGCCGAGCTGCAGGCTGAGCTGCAGGGGCGGCGTCGAGCAGGAGAACAGCTGCAGGCACGGCTCCAGGCGCGGCTGCAGCGTCGACTGCGGCATGTAATCATGTGGAGTCGACGGTTTCCTGCCATCAGTCGACAGTTGAGTCAGCAGTTGCGCAGCTCGCTGGCAGATCGTCGACGACATGCAGCAGCGGCGGTACTCCCGGAGGAGTTCGTGCCCGGCCGTCGGTTTACGCGGCAGCGGCGGGAACTGCAGGAGTATCTGGACGGCATCTGGCAAGAGGATCTGCCGGCGGAGCGCTATCATCTGGCTAAATCATTGATTGCGGCGGGAGCGGCGATGCCGGTGCGCGCCCGGCGGGTTGTGTACGCCGTGGTATATCCGGATGATCCCCGGTGTGGGTGGGGTTCGCTGCGGCCTTCCGAGCGGCTTCTTGTCAACCTGCTGCGAACTCGCGTATCATAA